A region of Lycium barbarum isolate Lr01 chromosome 3, ASM1917538v2, whole genome shotgun sequence DNA encodes the following proteins:
- the LOC132633459 gene encoding thioredoxin-like 2, chloroplastic: MQAYSLFSLKVSPFSLHSNPTYSSLLPFKPTAKFNSWGKTVLGSNVVNASDYAPNKPLLLFKVHASADETDQPNWWEKNAPNMVDIHSTQEFLDALSQAGDKLVIVEFYGTWCASCRALFPKICMIAEKHPEILFIKVNFDENKSLCKSLNIKVLPYFHFYRGADGLLDSFSCSLAKLQKLKDAIANYNPAHANES, translated from the exons ATGCAGGCCTACTCTCTGTTTTCActtaaagtttctcctttttccctTCATTCAAACCCAACATACTCTTCTTTACTGCCCTTTAAACCTACTGCTAAATTTAACTCATGGGGAAAAACGGTTCTTGGTTCTAATGTTGTTAATGCTTCTGATTATGCCCCCAATAAGCCTTTGCTTCTTTTCAAG GTACATGCAAGTGCTGATGAAACTGATCAACCAAATTGGTGGGAAAAGAACGCTCCAAATATGGTTGACATCCATTCAACTCAAGAATTTTTAGATGCTTTAAGTCAAGCTGGAGATAAATTAGTGATTGTTGAATTTTATGGCACATGGTGTGCTTCTTGTCGTGCATTGTTCCCCAAG ATCTGCATGATTGCTGAAAAACACCCAGAGATTCTTTTCATTAAGGTGAACTTTGATGAGAACAAGTCCTTGTGCAAAAGCTTAAACATAAAAGtacttccatatttccacttctataGAGGAGCTGACGGTCTGTTGGACTCCTTTTCTTGCTCGCTTGCAAAG CTCCAGAAACTAAAGGATGCAATTGCAAATTATAACCCAGCTCATGCAAATGAGAGCTGA
- the LOC132633458 gene encoding protein FLX-like 3 isoform X2 — translation MAGRNRIPREAFDNRRGYPAEGHIARVPMPRPMPHPALLEEELEIQHVEIRRLLGENRRLVEDRIALQRELGAAKEELHRMNIAIGDIQAEHEIRSRELIERGLKLEADLRAAEPLKNEAKQLRAEVQRLNIIKLDLSGQVQTLTKDLTKLQADSQQIPHLRAEIDGLHQELLRARSAIEYENKAKVELMDQRQAMETNLVTMAREVEKLRAELSGSDGRAWAADESWKLGSMMCFYLYLAAFMLWEDIFGTKLGCDLLAVGAVYG, via the exons ATGGCAGGAAGGAATCGCATTCCTCGGGAAGCATTTGATAACCGACGGGGCTATCCTGCAGAAGGACATATTGCCCGGGTTCCTATGCCTCGACCCATGCCTCATCCTGCCTTGTTGGAGGAAGAACTTGAAATTCAACATGTTGAAATACGCAGACTTTTGGGTGAAAACCGGAGACTGGTTGAAGATCGAATTGCTCTGCAACGTGAATTGGGTGCTGCGAAGGAGGAACTTCATCGCATGAATATTGCAATAGGTGATATTCAGGCGGAGCATGAAATTCGCTCTAGGGAACTAATTGAAAGGGGTTTGAAGCTGGAAGCAGATCTTCGAGCTGCTGAACCTCTGAAAAATGAGGCTAAACAACTCCGTGCTGAAGTTCAGAGGCTTAATATTATTAAGCTGGATCTCTCTGGCCAGGTACAGACCCTCACCAAAGATCTTACCAAGCTACAAGCTGATAGCCAACAGATTCCCCATTTAAGGGCCGAGATTGATGGACTGCATCAGGAGCTTTTGCGTGCTAG GTCTGCTATTGAGTATGAGAATAAGGCTAAAGTTGAACTCATGGATCAGAGACAGGCAATGGAGACAAACTTGGTCACTATGGCACGCGAAGTTGAGAAGCTACGTGCTGAGCTTTCTGGTTCTGATGGTAGAGCATGGGCTGCAG ATGAAAGCTGGAAGCTTGGTTCAATGATGTGCTTTTACCTCTATCTGGCTGCCTTTATGCTATGGGAAGATATTTTTGGTACAAAGTTGGGCTGTGACCTGTTGGCTGTGGGAGCTGTATACGGTTAA
- the LOC132633458 gene encoding protein FLX-like 3 isoform X1: MAGRNRIPREAFDNRRGYPAEGHIARVPMPRPMPHPALLEEELEIQHVEIRRLLGENRRLVEDRIALQRELGAAKEELHRMNIAIGDIQAEHEIRSRELIERGLKLEADLRAAEPLKNEAKQLRAEVQRLNIIKLDLSGQVQTLTKDLTKLQADSQQIPHLRAEIDGLHQELLRARSAIEYENKAKVELMDQRQAMETNLVTMAREVEKLRAELSGSDGRAWAAGGSYGMRYGRHDASFPAPYGEGYGVRMGAADKGPLYGAASASRGGLEKPQMNRR, encoded by the exons ATGGCAGGAAGGAATCGCATTCCTCGGGAAGCATTTGATAACCGACGGGGCTATCCTGCAGAAGGACATATTGCCCGGGTTCCTATGCCTCGACCCATGCCTCATCCTGCCTTGTTGGAGGAAGAACTTGAAATTCAACATGTTGAAATACGCAGACTTTTGGGTGAAAACCGGAGACTGGTTGAAGATCGAATTGCTCTGCAACGTGAATTGGGTGCTGCGAAGGAGGAACTTCATCGCATGAATATTGCAATAGGTGATATTCAGGCGGAGCATGAAATTCGCTCTAGGGAACTAATTGAAAGGGGTTTGAAGCTGGAAGCAGATCTTCGAGCTGCTGAACCTCTGAAAAATGAGGCTAAACAACTCCGTGCTGAAGTTCAGAGGCTTAATATTATTAAGCTGGATCTCTCTGGCCAGGTACAGACCCTCACCAAAGATCTTACCAAGCTACAAGCTGATAGCCAACAGATTCCCCATTTAAGGGCCGAGATTGATGGACTGCATCAGGAGCTTTTGCGTGCTAG GTCTGCTATTGAGTATGAGAATAAGGCTAAAGTTGAACTCATGGATCAGAGACAGGCAATGGAGACAAACTTGGTCACTATGGCACGCGAAGTTGAGAAGCTACGTGCTGAGCTTTCTGGTTCTGATGGTAGAGCATGGGCTGCAG GTGGATCATATGGGATGAGATATGGAAGACATGATGCAAGTTTTCCTGCACCTTATGGCGAGGGATATGGGGTTCGCATG GGTGCTGCTGACAAGGGTCCTCTGTATGGTGCTGCTTCAGCTTCACGGGGTGGACTCGAGAAACCTCAGATGAATCGTCGTTGA
- the LOC132634379 gene encoding uncharacterized protein LOC132634379: MEGRNDIPWNTFDNHHAYPAAHIAPSPMPPPPRPPPILLQVPPPMPHVDMQHVEIHRLLDENRRLVEDRTSLQHELGAAREELHRMKAQHEIECMKLMGRGLELINELPATIPLQNEINHLRNEVTRLCTIKQDLSSQVETLTEDLARLQVENEQILSLRAEIDGLHRQLLCARTAAEYENKAKMELMDQTQTIKKGLEKASTIQQRDIDPFFRGLDVIQRLQSVSEKIAVFCSEIIQQLNYGLVRCQVLFLVPTHERAQQIENLMRALGDHLGVKIHASVGATSVEEDKHIILAGVHLIVGTPGRVLDMLRRRKPALRPNHIRMFVLDEANEMLSMAFDEQIYDILQFLPAKVQVVPIYDTMPADVLEITRKFMNKPVKILVKFDEPTLEY, from the exons ATGGAAGGAAGGAATGACATTCCTTGGAACACATTTGATAACCATCATGCTTACCCTGCAGCACATATTGCCCCGAGTCCTATGCCACCGCCACCCAGACCTCCTCCCATACTTCTGCAAGTGCCTCCGCCCATGCCTCATGTTGATATGCAACATGTTGAAATCCATAGACTTTTGGATGAAAACCGGAGATTGGTTGAAGATCGAACTTCCCTGCAACATGAACTAGGTGCTGCTAGGGAGGAACTTCATCGCATGAAGGCTCAGCATGAAATCGAATGTATGAAACTCATGGGAAGGGGTTTGGAGCTGATAAACGAACTCCCAGCTACTATACCtcttcaaaatgagattaatcaCCTCCGTAATGAAGTTACGAGGCTTTGTACCATTAAACAAGATCTCTCTAGCCAGGTAGAGACACTCACAGAGGACCTTGCCAGGCTGCAAGTTGAAAACGAACAGATACTTTCTTTAAGGGCTGAGATAGATGGACTGCATCGACAACTTTTGTGTGCTAG GACTGCTGCGGAGTATGAAAATAAAGCTAAAATGGAACTGATGGATCAGACACAGACAATTAAAAAAG GTCTTGAGAAAGCATCCACGATCCAGCAAAGAGATATAGATCCATTCTTCAGGGGACTGGATGTAATTCAGCGTCTTCAGTCTGTCTCGGAGAAGATAGCTGTATTTTGTTCTGAAATTATACAGCAGCTCAACTATGGTTTAGTTCGTTGCCAAGTTTTGTTTTTGGTACCTACTCATGAACGTGCACAGCAGATTGAGAATCTCATGCGAGCTCTTGGCGACCACCTTGGAGTAAAGATCCATGCTAGTGTAGGTGCTACTAGCGTCGAGGAGGATAAGCATATTATATTAGCTGGTGTTCATCTCATTGTTGGTACACCTGGGCGTGTGTTGGACATGTTGCGGAGACGAAAACCAGCTCTCCGTCCTAATCATATTAGAATGTTTGTGCTAGACGAGGCTAATGAAATGCTTTCAATGGCATTTGATGAACAG ATATATGACATTTTGCAGTTTTTGCCTGCCAAAGTTCAAGTAGTGCCTATTTATGACACCATGCCGGCAGATGTCCTTGAAATCACGAGGAAGTTCATGAATAAGCCAGTGAAAATCTTGGTCAAATTTGATGAACCGACTCTTGAGTATTAA